A stretch of the Cyprinus carpio isolate SPL01 chromosome B4, ASM1834038v1, whole genome shotgun sequence genome encodes the following:
- the LOC109086423 gene encoding myelin-associated glycoprotein-like isoform X1 — translation MNERMDIWRAEKLILLCFLLKGVCCREFSVSLPEKIEALSESCVIIKCTFEIKKDFDQYLTESAATGMWLKDGTEEDTHQVFNSRDPKPNHFNGKITGKLHEKDCTTVFYNVSSKHNGKYYFRIKSGEVLKYTYTQPFSTIDVIGPPPKPRVQLYVEQKEVQGQEEVLEGSSVSLRCSAETLCSSPPPTLTWSSTPRIPLSDSSRLQELISDLNFTATHREHGVTFTCTITYQLQDKSKTAQDSITVHVQYSPKNTAVSVLPSSSVLEGSSVTLICSSDANPAVLSYTWSRESEGQLKQLQTGQNLTFNRTDPTHRGWYYCTAQNQHGSQNSSVKLNIQYSPKNISILAIPSSSVLEGSSVTLICSSDANPAVNYTWSRESEGQLKQLQTGQNLTFNRTDPTHRGWYHCTAQNQHGSQNSSVKLNIQYSPKNISILAIPSSSVLEGSSVTLFCSSDANPAVNYTWSRESEGQLKQLQTGQNLTFNRTDPTHRGWYHCTAQNQHGSQNSSVMLDIQYAPQNMSTLAIPSSSVLEGSSVTLICSSDANPAVIYTWSRESEGQKKQLQTGDTLTFNRTDPTHRGWYHCTAQNQHGSQNSSVRLDIQYASEISPSSSCSRTDVTVCFCETDGNPSPELEWHLSGRPVTNSSNTFISEERMSSTGLRSSITLHQSLTNTSTLQCVSRNTRGTASQLLHLLHVIPQESGFHRFSFLVGAAGGAAVMMILCGILLICSRRENNTRRDDSPGLILNDWEDESGPIYANSAMLSPNGAATPNHKREPLHYASIDFANIQPESEEIRGVSSLTTDYTVIRCYPGGVSEAESSTGGDQPNSSISAVMRSKENETILEQEANIREVFSQQSEDTTYKSINI, via the exons ATGAATGAAAGGATGGACATCTGGAGAGCAGAGAAACTGATTCTACTCTGTTTTCTGTTGAAAg GTGTTTGCTGCAGAGAATTTAGCGTCAGTCTGCCAGAGAAGATTGAAGCTCTCAGTGAATCCTGTGTGATCATAAAGTGCACTTTTGAGATTAAAAAAGATTTTGACCAATACCTCACTGAGAGTGCTGCTACAGGAATGTGGCTCAAAGATGGAACTGAAGAGGATACACATCAAGTGTTTAACTCCAGAGATCCCAAACCTAATCACTTTAATGGGAAAATAACTGGAAAACTACATGAGAAGGACTGCACCACTGTCTTTTATAATGTTAGCTCAAAGCACAATGGTAAATATTACTTCAGGATTAAGAGTGGTGAAGTTCTGAAATACACCTACACACAACCCTTCTCCACTATAGATGTCATTG GCCCTCCTCCCAAACCCAGAGTGCAGCTGTATGTGGAGCAGAAGGAGGTGCAGGGTCAGGAGGAGGTGTTGGAGGGGAGCTCTGTGAGTCTGCGCTGCTCTGCTGAGactctctgctcctctcctccACCAACTCTCACATGGAGCTCCACTCCCAGAATCCCCCTCAGTGACAGCAGCAGACTACAGGAGCTCATCTCTGATCTGAACTTCACTGCTACTCACCGTGAGCATGGAGTCACTTTCACCTGCACTATAACCTACCAGCTACAGGACAAGAGCAAAACAGCACAGGACAGCATCACAGTACATGTTCAGT atTCGCCAAAAAACACAGCAGTGTCTGTGCTTCCCTCCAGCTCTGTGTTGGAGGGCAgttcagtgactctgatctgcagTAGTGATGCAAATCCAGCAGTGTTGAGCTACACCTGGTCCAGAGAGAGTGAAGGACAGTTGAAGCAGCTGCAGACTGGACAAAATCTTACCTTCAATAGGACCGACCCGACACACAGAGGCTGGTACTACTGTACAGCTCAGAACCAACACGGCAGCCAAAACTCATCAGTGAAGCTGAACATTCAGT ATTCCCCTAAAAACATATCAATTTTAGCCATTCCCTCCAGCTCTGTGTTGGAGGGCAgttcagtgactctgatctgcagcagtgaTGCAAATCCAGCAGTGAACTACACCTGGTCCAGAGAGAGTGAAGGACAGTTGAAGCAGCTGCAGACTGGACAAAATCTTACCTTCAATAGGACCGACCCGACACACAGAGGCTGGTACCACTGTACAGCTCAGAACCAACACGGCAGCCAAAACTCATCAGTGAAGCTGAACATTCAGT ATTCCCCTAAAAACATATCAATTTTAGCCATTCCCTCCAGCTCTGTGTTGGAGGGCAGTTCAGTTACTCTGTTCTGCAGCAGTGATGCAAATCCAGCAGTGAACTACACCTGGTCCAGAGAGAGTGAAGGACAGTTGAAGCAGCTGCAGACTGGACAAAATCTTACCTTCAATAGGACCGACCCGACACACAGAGGCTGGTACCACTGTACAGCTCAGAACCAACACGGCAGCCAAAACTCATCAGTGATGCTGGACATTCAGT ATGCCCCCCAAAACATGTCAACTTTAGCGATTCCCTCCAGCTCTGTTTTGGAAGGCAgttcagtgactctgatctgcagcagtgaTGCAAATCCAGCAGTGATATACACTTGGTCCAGAGAGAGTGAAGGACAGAAGAAGCAGCTGCAGACTGGAGACACTCTTACCTTCAATAGGACCGACCCGACACACAGAGGCTGGTACCACTGTACAGCTCAGAACCAACACGGCAGCCAAAACTCATCAGTGAGGCTGGATATTCAGT ATGCCTCTGAAATCTCTCCATCCTCCAGCTGTAGCAGAACTGATgtaactgtgtgtttctgtgagacTGATGGGAATCCCTCTCCTGAACTGGAGTGGCATCTGTCTGGACGTCCCGTCACTAACTCTTCAAACACGTTCATCAGTGAAGAGCGAATGAGCAGCACAGGTTTGAGGAGCTCCATCACTCTTCATCAGTCTCTCACAAACACATCCACTCTGCAGTGTGTCAGCAGAAACACTCGAGGCACTGCGAGTCAACTGCTTCATTTGCTTCATGTCATTCCTCAAGAGTCAG gttTCCATCGTTTCTCTTTTTTGGTGGGAGCTGCTGGTGGGGCTGCTGTGATGATGATCTTATGTGGCATTTTACTTATCTGTTCAAG AAGAGAAAACAACACAAGACGTGACGATAGCCCTGGACTCATTCTAAATGACTGG GAGGATGAGAGTGGCCCTATATATGCCAATAGCGCTATGCTGTCACCAAATGGAGCTGCTACCCCGAATCATAAAAGAGAACCCCTCCATTATGCCTCCATTGACTTCGCAAACATCCAACCAGAGTCAGAAGAGATCAGGGGCGTCTCCTCGCTGACAACAGACTACACTGTGATCCGATGTTATCCTGGTGGAGTATCAGAGGCAGAGAGCTCAACAGGAGGTGATCAGCCCAACAGCAGCATCTCAGCTGTAATGAGGTCTAAGGAAAATGAAACCATACTAGAGCAGGAGGCAAATATCAGAGAAGTGTTCTCCCAGCAATCAGAAGATACAACTTATAAAAGTATCAACATCTGA
- the LOC109086421 gene encoding fish-egg lectin-like: protein MKVFQSLLLFILLHYNLALECEVVPGNLKQIDAGVGLVGGVNNDNEVFLLLGNEFRKINVTMKHFTVGPAGELAVNLSNSVFKFQSGQFSSIPVTFKQVDAGGDQIIAGVTPLDDIFCLNKDANNIGPSGNFVWVQLAGKLKYYSCGPYSCWGVNAAGNILIRRSVSGAACVGSNLFDVISGSMSMVEVATDGSVFAVDTQGSLFQRIGVSASNPIGTGWLGYLVCPDGHKHVTYDLGRLYVICGDGSIRRCI from the exons ATGAAAGTTTTTCAGAGCCTCCTGCTGTTCATCCTGCTCCATTATAATCTAG CTTTGGAGTGTGAAGTGGTTCCTGGTAACCTGAAGCAGATTGATGCTGGTGTTGGGTTAGTAGGTGGGGTGAACAATGACAATGAAGTCTTCCTGTTGCTGGGGAATGAATTTAGAAAGATAAATGTAACCATGAAGCACTTTACTGTGGGACCTGCTGGAGAACTAGCGGTGAATTTATCAAACAGCGTCTTTAAGTTTCAGAGTGGTCAGTTCAGCTCGATTCCAG TTACTTTTAAACAGGTGGATGCTGGCGGAGACCAGATTATTGCAGGTGTTACTCCATTAGATGATATCTTCTGCTTGAATAAGGATGCTAACAACATTGGGCCATCCGGCAATTTTGTTTGGGTACAACTTGCAGGAAAGCTGAAGTACTACAGCTGTGGCCCGTACAGCTGTTGGGGGGTGAACGCTGCAGGGAATATCCTCATTAGAAGG TCTGTATCGGGTGCTGCCTGTGTAGGGTCCAACctttttgatgtcatttctgGAAGTATGTCTATGGTTGAAGTAGCGACTGATGGCAGCGTCTTTGCTGTTGACACTCAGGGGTCTTTGTTTCAAAG aattggtGTCTCTGCATCGAATCCCATTGGCACAGGTTGGTTAGGTTATCTTGTGTGTCCAGATGGCCACAAGCACGTGACTTATGATCTGGGGAGGCTGTATGTCATCTGTGGTGATGGATCCATCAGGAGATGCATTTAA
- the LOC109086423 gene encoding myelin-associated glycoprotein-like isoform X2, which translates to MNERMDIWRAEKLILLCFLLKGVCCREFSVSLPEKIEALSESCVIIKCTFEIKKDFDQYLTESAATGMWLKDGTEEDTHQVFNSRDPKPNHFNGKITGKLHEKDCTTVFYNVSSKHNGKYYFRIKSGEVLKYTYTQPFSTIDVIGPPPKPRVQLYVEQKEVQGQEEVLEGSSVSLRCSAETLCSSPPPTLTWSSTPRIPLSDSSRLQELISDLNFTATHREHGVTFTCTITYQLQDKSKTAQDSITVHVQYSPKNTAVSVLPSSSVLEGSSVTLICSSDANPAVLSYTWSRESEGQLKQLQTGQNLTFNRTDPTHRGWYYCTAQNQHGSQNSSVKLNIQYSPKNISILAIPSSSVLEGSSVTLICSSDANPAVNYTWSRESEGQLKQLQTGQNLTFNRTDPTHRGWYHCTAQNQHGSQNSSVKLNIQYSPKNISILAIPSSSVLEGSSVTLFCSSDANPAVNYTWSRESEGQLKQLQTGQNLTFNRTDPTHRGWYHCTAQNQHGSQNSSVMLDIQYASEISPSSSCSRTDVTVCFCETDGNPSPELEWHLSGRPVTNSSNTFISEERMSSTGLRSSITLHQSLTNTSTLQCVSRNTRGTASQLLHLLHVIPQESGFHRFSFLVGAAGGAAVMMILCGILLICSRRENNTRRDDSPGLILNDWEDESGPIYANSAMLSPNGAATPNHKREPLHYASIDFANIQPESEEIRGVSSLTTDYTVIRCYPGGVSEAESSTGGDQPNSSISAVMRSKENETILEQEANIREVFSQQSEDTTYKSINI; encoded by the exons ATGAATGAAAGGATGGACATCTGGAGAGCAGAGAAACTGATTCTACTCTGTTTTCTGTTGAAAg GTGTTTGCTGCAGAGAATTTAGCGTCAGTCTGCCAGAGAAGATTGAAGCTCTCAGTGAATCCTGTGTGATCATAAAGTGCACTTTTGAGATTAAAAAAGATTTTGACCAATACCTCACTGAGAGTGCTGCTACAGGAATGTGGCTCAAAGATGGAACTGAAGAGGATACACATCAAGTGTTTAACTCCAGAGATCCCAAACCTAATCACTTTAATGGGAAAATAACTGGAAAACTACATGAGAAGGACTGCACCACTGTCTTTTATAATGTTAGCTCAAAGCACAATGGTAAATATTACTTCAGGATTAAGAGTGGTGAAGTTCTGAAATACACCTACACACAACCCTTCTCCACTATAGATGTCATTG GCCCTCCTCCCAAACCCAGAGTGCAGCTGTATGTGGAGCAGAAGGAGGTGCAGGGTCAGGAGGAGGTGTTGGAGGGGAGCTCTGTGAGTCTGCGCTGCTCTGCTGAGactctctgctcctctcctccACCAACTCTCACATGGAGCTCCACTCCCAGAATCCCCCTCAGTGACAGCAGCAGACTACAGGAGCTCATCTCTGATCTGAACTTCACTGCTACTCACCGTGAGCATGGAGTCACTTTCACCTGCACTATAACCTACCAGCTACAGGACAAGAGCAAAACAGCACAGGACAGCATCACAGTACATGTTCAGT atTCGCCAAAAAACACAGCAGTGTCTGTGCTTCCCTCCAGCTCTGTGTTGGAGGGCAgttcagtgactctgatctgcagTAGTGATGCAAATCCAGCAGTGTTGAGCTACACCTGGTCCAGAGAGAGTGAAGGACAGTTGAAGCAGCTGCAGACTGGACAAAATCTTACCTTCAATAGGACCGACCCGACACACAGAGGCTGGTACTACTGTACAGCTCAGAACCAACACGGCAGCCAAAACTCATCAGTGAAGCTGAACATTCAGT ATTCCCCTAAAAACATATCAATTTTAGCCATTCCCTCCAGCTCTGTGTTGGAGGGCAgttcagtgactctgatctgcagcagtgaTGCAAATCCAGCAGTGAACTACACCTGGTCCAGAGAGAGTGAAGGACAGTTGAAGCAGCTGCAGACTGGACAAAATCTTACCTTCAATAGGACCGACCCGACACACAGAGGCTGGTACCACTGTACAGCTCAGAACCAACACGGCAGCCAAAACTCATCAGTGAAGCTGAACATTCAGT ATTCCCCTAAAAACATATCAATTTTAGCCATTCCCTCCAGCTCTGTGTTGGAGGGCAGTTCAGTTACTCTGTTCTGCAGCAGTGATGCAAATCCAGCAGTGAACTACACCTGGTCCAGAGAGAGTGAAGGACAGTTGAAGCAGCTGCAGACTGGACAAAATCTTACCTTCAATAGGACCGACCCGACACACAGAGGCTGGTACCACTGTACAGCTCAGAACCAACACGGCAGCCAAAACTCATCAGTGATGCTGGACATTCAGT ATGCCTCTGAAATCTCTCCATCCTCCAGCTGTAGCAGAACTGATgtaactgtgtgtttctgtgagacTGATGGGAATCCCTCTCCTGAACTGGAGTGGCATCTGTCTGGACGTCCCGTCACTAACTCTTCAAACACGTTCATCAGTGAAGAGCGAATGAGCAGCACAGGTTTGAGGAGCTCCATCACTCTTCATCAGTCTCTCACAAACACATCCACTCTGCAGTGTGTCAGCAGAAACACTCGAGGCACTGCGAGTCAACTGCTTCATTTGCTTCATGTCATTCCTCAAGAGTCAG gttTCCATCGTTTCTCTTTTTTGGTGGGAGCTGCTGGTGGGGCTGCTGTGATGATGATCTTATGTGGCATTTTACTTATCTGTTCAAG AAGAGAAAACAACACAAGACGTGACGATAGCCCTGGACTCATTCTAAATGACTGG GAGGATGAGAGTGGCCCTATATATGCCAATAGCGCTATGCTGTCACCAAATGGAGCTGCTACCCCGAATCATAAAAGAGAACCCCTCCATTATGCCTCCATTGACTTCGCAAACATCCAACCAGAGTCAGAAGAGATCAGGGGCGTCTCCTCGCTGACAACAGACTACACTGTGATCCGATGTTATCCTGGTGGAGTATCAGAGGCAGAGAGCTCAACAGGAGGTGATCAGCCCAACAGCAGCATCTCAGCTGTAATGAGGTCTAAGGAAAATGAAACCATACTAGAGCAGGAGGCAAATATCAGAGAAGTGTTCTCCCAGCAATCAGAAGATACAACTTATAAAAGTATCAACATCTGA
- the LOC109086423 gene encoding myelin-associated glycoprotein-like isoform X4, with translation MNERMDIWRAEKLILLCFLLKGVCCREFSVSLPEKIEALSESCVIIKCTFEIKKDFDQYLTESAATGMWLKDGTEEDTHQVFNSRDPKPNHFNGKITGKLHEKDCTTVFYNVSSKHNGKYYFRIKSGEVLKYTYTQPFSTIDVIGPPPKPRVQLYVEQKEVQGQEEVLEGSSVSLRCSAETLCSSPPPTLTWSSTPRIPLSDSSRLQELISDLNFTATHREHGVTFTCTITYQLQDKSKTAQDSITVHVQYSPKNTAVSVLPSSSVLEGSSVTLICSSDANPAVNYTWSRESEGQLKQLQTGQNLTFNRTDPTHRGWYHCTAQNQHGSQNSSVKLNIQYSPKNISILAIPSSSVLEGSSVTLFCSSDANPAVNYTWSRESEGQLKQLQTGQNLTFNRTDPTHRGWYHCTAQNQHGSQNSSVMLDIQYAPQNMSTLAIPSSSVLEGSSVTLICSSDANPAVIYTWSRESEGQKKQLQTGDTLTFNRTDPTHRGWYHCTAQNQHGSQNSSVRLDIQYASEISPSSSCSRTDVTVCFCETDGNPSPELEWHLSGRPVTNSSNTFISEERMSSTGLRSSITLHQSLTNTSTLQCVSRNTRGTASQLLHLLHVIPQESGFHRFSFLVGAAGGAAVMMILCGILLICSRRENNTRRDDSPGLILNDWEDESGPIYANSAMLSPNGAATPNHKREPLHYASIDFANIQPESEEIRGVSSLTTDYTVIRCYPGGVSEAESSTGGDQPNSSISAVMRSKENETILEQEANIREVFSQQSEDTTYKSINI, from the exons ATGAATGAAAGGATGGACATCTGGAGAGCAGAGAAACTGATTCTACTCTGTTTTCTGTTGAAAg GTGTTTGCTGCAGAGAATTTAGCGTCAGTCTGCCAGAGAAGATTGAAGCTCTCAGTGAATCCTGTGTGATCATAAAGTGCACTTTTGAGATTAAAAAAGATTTTGACCAATACCTCACTGAGAGTGCTGCTACAGGAATGTGGCTCAAAGATGGAACTGAAGAGGATACACATCAAGTGTTTAACTCCAGAGATCCCAAACCTAATCACTTTAATGGGAAAATAACTGGAAAACTACATGAGAAGGACTGCACCACTGTCTTTTATAATGTTAGCTCAAAGCACAATGGTAAATATTACTTCAGGATTAAGAGTGGTGAAGTTCTGAAATACACCTACACACAACCCTTCTCCACTATAGATGTCATTG GCCCTCCTCCCAAACCCAGAGTGCAGCTGTATGTGGAGCAGAAGGAGGTGCAGGGTCAGGAGGAGGTGTTGGAGGGGAGCTCTGTGAGTCTGCGCTGCTCTGCTGAGactctctgctcctctcctccACCAACTCTCACATGGAGCTCCACTCCCAGAATCCCCCTCAGTGACAGCAGCAGACTACAGGAGCTCATCTCTGATCTGAACTTCACTGCTACTCACCGTGAGCATGGAGTCACTTTCACCTGCACTATAACCTACCAGCTACAGGACAAGAGCAAAACAGCACAGGACAGCATCACAGTACATGTTCAGT atTCGCCAAAAAACACAGCAGTGTCTGTGCTTCCCTCCAGCTCTGTGTTGGAG GGCAgttcagtgactctgatctgcagcagtgaTGCAAATCCAGCAGTGAACTACACCTGGTCCAGAGAGAGTGAAGGACAGTTGAAGCAGCTGCAGACTGGACAAAATCTTACCTTCAATAGGACCGACCCGACACACAGAGGCTGGTACCACTGTACAGCTCAGAACCAACACGGCAGCCAAAACTCATCAGTGAAGCTGAACATTCAGT ATTCCCCTAAAAACATATCAATTTTAGCCATTCCCTCCAGCTCTGTGTTGGAGGGCAGTTCAGTTACTCTGTTCTGCAGCAGTGATGCAAATCCAGCAGTGAACTACACCTGGTCCAGAGAGAGTGAAGGACAGTTGAAGCAGCTGCAGACTGGACAAAATCTTACCTTCAATAGGACCGACCCGACACACAGAGGCTGGTACCACTGTACAGCTCAGAACCAACACGGCAGCCAAAACTCATCAGTGATGCTGGACATTCAGT ATGCCCCCCAAAACATGTCAACTTTAGCGATTCCCTCCAGCTCTGTTTTGGAAGGCAgttcagtgactctgatctgcagcagtgaTGCAAATCCAGCAGTGATATACACTTGGTCCAGAGAGAGTGAAGGACAGAAGAAGCAGCTGCAGACTGGAGACACTCTTACCTTCAATAGGACCGACCCGACACACAGAGGCTGGTACCACTGTACAGCTCAGAACCAACACGGCAGCCAAAACTCATCAGTGAGGCTGGATATTCAGT ATGCCTCTGAAATCTCTCCATCCTCCAGCTGTAGCAGAACTGATgtaactgtgtgtttctgtgagacTGATGGGAATCCCTCTCCTGAACTGGAGTGGCATCTGTCTGGACGTCCCGTCACTAACTCTTCAAACACGTTCATCAGTGAAGAGCGAATGAGCAGCACAGGTTTGAGGAGCTCCATCACTCTTCATCAGTCTCTCACAAACACATCCACTCTGCAGTGTGTCAGCAGAAACACTCGAGGCACTGCGAGTCAACTGCTTCATTTGCTTCATGTCATTCCTCAAGAGTCAG gttTCCATCGTTTCTCTTTTTTGGTGGGAGCTGCTGGTGGGGCTGCTGTGATGATGATCTTATGTGGCATTTTACTTATCTGTTCAAG AAGAGAAAACAACACAAGACGTGACGATAGCCCTGGACTCATTCTAAATGACTGG GAGGATGAGAGTGGCCCTATATATGCCAATAGCGCTATGCTGTCACCAAATGGAGCTGCTACCCCGAATCATAAAAGAGAACCCCTCCATTATGCCTCCATTGACTTCGCAAACATCCAACCAGAGTCAGAAGAGATCAGGGGCGTCTCCTCGCTGACAACAGACTACACTGTGATCCGATGTTATCCTGGTGGAGTATCAGAGGCAGAGAGCTCAACAGGAGGTGATCAGCCCAACAGCAGCATCTCAGCTGTAATGAGGTCTAAGGAAAATGAAACCATACTAGAGCAGGAGGCAAATATCAGAGAAGTGTTCTCCCAGCAATCAGAAGATACAACTTATAAAAGTATCAACATCTGA